A region from the Vicia villosa cultivar HV-30 ecotype Madison, WI linkage group LG3, Vvil1.0, whole genome shotgun sequence genome encodes:
- the LOC131658521 gene encoding agamous-like MADS-box protein AGL80: MGRRKVKLAFIVNDAARKAAYKNRKKGLLKKVDELCILCGIEACAIICCPYDPEIWPTPLGVQKVLSKFRTVPEFEKSQKTMNLEIFLKQRVSNAKEKLKKQMRENKEKEMMMVMFQCLNAGNVVDNNMSGVDLNSLASFIDHNLNDIGRRLETDNINNWEIQMNNFDNIERESNVDFKHDNDENLENEFWSNLQP, from the coding sequence ATGGGTAGAAGAAAAGTGAAACTGGCTTTCATTGTGAATGATGCTGCAAGGAAAGCAGCATACAAGAATAGGAAGAAAGGTCTGTTGAAGAAGGTTGATGAGTTATGTATTCTTTGTGGAATTGAAGCTTGTGCTATAATTTGTTGCCCATATGATCCTGAGATTTGGCCAACACCATTGGGAGTCCAAAAGGTGCTCTCAAAATTCCGGACGGTGCCAGAATTTGAGAAAAGCCAGAAAACGATGAATCTAGAGATTTTCCTCAAACAAAGAGTTTCCAACGCTAAAGAAAAACTAAAGAAGcaaatgagagagaataaagagaaagagatgatgaTGGTCATGTTTCAATGTCTCAATGCTGGAAATGTTGTGGACAACAATATGTCTGGGGTTGATTTGAATTCTCTTGCTTCCTTTATTGACCataatttgaatgacattggTAGAAGGTTGGAAacagataatattaataattgggAAATTCAGATGAATAACTTTGACAACATTGAAAGGGAATCGAATGTGGATTTCAAGCATGATAATGATGAAAATCTTGAGAATGAATTTTGGAGTAACCTACAACCTTGA
- the LOC131658522 gene encoding uncharacterized protein LOC131658522 has translation MAAKGSNGVGVWRKVDYSRRVQPRWDIADGGKGFKGIREEDSVTSFFVSEFGARWKALDLFYEFKAYGNMVEFVIPPKKDRYGRRYGFARFANVKDVNTLEIKLDNLFLDGRKLHVSLTRFNRTVFKQPALVQQDRRECKGQLVGEKRGFRHSNVVDACGQNRSFADVLQNKKSLRNSVVVSKSISFQPSEEASNQYFKAFTGVIKEPGVDVDIKRLFLEEDIFSIRVTYLGPNLCLLEDLIEGEIEEFIKVRKEWWQLWFSSIQPWNPSDVDKERLIWIKITGVPCYVWGEIFFKRLADLFGRFIKCDEGTALKSRMDVARICISTGHFGRVDECINVEIEGAFFSVLVLEECGWVNPKFPVVRVRDDEGSVSSQAEEEEVVVGNNGEESEAEFVSSKSGSGDGKGEASISVAESFLGSGRFLSPKRSKNLSTKKKVVFDSSDRVCIVSPEIDLSKELIDEVYCEDFSRVGDSIDKDFSLVGPSKVNKASGQSSEYTGPVLACEELGQEDFGGPFSFDKACRDWMTKSKKHSPSQTKKNS, from the coding sequence ATGGCTGCTAAAGGTTCTAACGGGGTAGGGGTGTGGAGGAAGGTGGATTATAGCAGGAGGGTGCAACCTAGGTGGGATATTGCAGACGGCGGTAAGGGGTTTAAGGGGATTAGGGAAGAAGATTCTGTAACTTCCTTCTTCGTGTCCGAGTTCGGTGCTCGTTGGAAAGCTCTGGACTTGTTCTATGAGTTCAAAGCCTATGGAAACATGGTGGAGTTTGTCATTCCACCTAAGAAGGATAGATACGGCAGGAGATACGGCTTCGCACGGTTTGCTAATGTGAAGGATGTTAATACTCTAGAGATCAAACTTGATAATTTGTTCCTCGATGGTAGGAAATTGCATGTCAGTTTGACGAGATTCAATAGAACAGTGTTTAAGCAGCCTGCCTTAGTTCAACAGGATAGAAGGGAATGCAAGGGCCAATTAGTCGGTGAGAAGAGGGGTTTCAGGCATAGCAACGTGGTGGATGCTTGTGGTCAGAATAGATCTTTCGCAGATGTGCTACAAAATAAGAAGTCTTTGAGGAATTCTGTTGTGGTGTCAAAATCTATATCCTTTCAACCTAGTGAGGAAGCCTCTAACCAGTACTTCAAAGCTTTTACTGGCGTCATCAAAGAACCGGGTGTTGATGTCGATATCAAAAGGCTTTTCCTGGAAGAAGATATCTTTTCTATCAGAGTAACTTATCTGGGGCCTAATCTCTGTCTGTTGGAGGACTTGATTGAGGGTGAGATTGAGGAATTCATTAAGGTAAGGAAAGAATGGTGGCAGCTTTGGTTTAGTAGTATTCAACCTTGGAATCCTTCTGATGTTGACAAAGAAAGGTTGATATGGATCAAGATCACTGGAGTTCCTTGTTACGTATGGGGAGAGATTTTTTTCAAGAGGTTAGCTGATCTCTTTGGTCGCTTCATCAAATGTGATGAAGGCACAGCTCTTAAATCCAGAATGGACGTGGCCCGTATTTGCATCAGTACTGGACACTTTGGTAGGGTGGATGAATGTATAAATGTGGAAATAGAAGGTGCGTTTTTCTCGGTGTTGGTGTTGGAAGAGTGTGGGTGGGTGAATCCAAAGTTTCCGGTGGTGAGGGTTAGGGACGACGAAGGTTCTGTGTCGTCTCAGGCGGAGGAGGAAGAGGTTGTGGTGGGGAACAATGGGGAGGAGAGTGAGGCGGAGTTCGTGTCCTCGAAGTCTGGAAGCGGCGATGGGAAGGGTGAAGCTAGTATTTCTGTGGCAGAAAGTTTTCTAGGTTCAGGCAGGTTCCTTTCACCTAAAAGGTCTAAGAATCTGTCTACCAAGAAAAAGGTGGTTTTTGACTCTTCTGATAGGGTTTGTATTGTCTCTCCCGAGATTGATTTGTCCAAggaattaattgatgaagtgtACTGTGAGGACTTTAGCAGAGTAGGAGACTCGATTGACAAAGACTTTTCTTTAGTGGGGCCTTCAAAAGTCAATAAAGCTAGTGGTCAATCTTCTGAGTATACTGGGCCGGTTTTAGCTTGTGAAGAGTTGGGCCAAGAGGACTTTGGTGGGCCTTTTTCTTTTGACAAGGCTTGTAGAGATTGGATGACTAAATCAAAAAAACACTCTCCTAGTCAGACCAAGAAAAACAGTTGA